In the Candidatus Cloacimonadota bacterium genome, GAGGTTGATCTTTTTTATCGCTTCGGGCATAAGCATAGTATGGAATTACACAGTTGATGCGTTGAGCACTTGCCCGTTTTAATGCATCTATGATGATTAACAGATCCATCAGATTGTCATTAACAGGATAACTGGTTGGTTGGATGACAAAAACATCTGCTCCCCGCACATTATCATTTATTTTCACAAACGATTCATCGTTGGAAAACTTAAACAAATCTATATCGCCCAAAGGTATGCCTGCATATCTTGCCACTTCCTCTGCCAGAGGACGATTGGCATTGCCTGTTATTAGCTTTAGTTTGGAAAACATCCTTTGTACTCTCTTTGTGATATCGTTTTTGTGTGATGGGTAAAATAACCCAGCTTTGCAAAGTAATCCGCACAGAGCTTGGCTTTCTTTGCGTCCTTAAATATTCCAAAACAACTTGACCCACTGCCGCTCAGCATGCTTTTAACTGCACCGTGTAAACTAATTTGATCTAGCAATCGATCCACAACAGGGTACAACTTACGTACTGCCGGCTCAAGTCTGTTAAACATTGTAGAAATTGGATGATTAGGATCAAACAGCTTTACCTCACTTGGAAGCGGGACTTCCACAGCGCCATAAGCAGCACCGGCAGATATTAATATGCCGGGATTCACTAAAACTATGTTATCAATTATGATATCGCTCATTTCAGTGATCCTTTCACCCCGGTTTTCACCGTTTGCAGTTCCACCATGTAGAAAGAAGTTTATATCGCTCCCGAAGCTGGCGGCAATATGTTCCTTTTCCATTTGGCTTAGCTGCAATTGCCAAAGCTTATTCAGTACCTCAATAGCACTGGCGGCATTTGAACTTCCCCCACCTAATCCCGCAGCAATTGGAATCCGCTTTTTCAAGTAGATTTCTACTCCGGCGCACACCTTGTAAGTATCTTGTAAATACTTGGCTATCTTATAGATAAGGTTGTTTTCACCACTTAGCTCAGCAACCGAAGACCAAACTATTATGGACTCTCTTTTTGTCAAAACATATTTGATCTCGTCAAAAAGGTCAATACTGCATAAAACAGTATTGACCTTATGGTAATTTTCCGGAAGGCGATCTAATACCTCAAGAAATAGATTTATTTTTGCGTAAGAAGCGGCTAACATTCTTTTTCTGCTTCTTGGGCACCTCATCCCCATAGTAATAATAGTAATAGTAATAATAGTAATAGTTTTGCTTATTATAGTACTTCTGTACATAGATGCCATTTACAATAATGCCATCAATTCTGGCATCAATGTTCTCCATAAGCTCTTTTGTCCGCTTAATAATACCTTTCTCGGTTTGACCACACCTTACCACTACAAAGGTCATGTCAACTTTCTTGGTCAAAATCAGAGCATCTGTAACCGCAATTACTGGAGGTGTATCGAAAAGGATATAATCGAATTCGTTACGCAAATCGGAAATCATCTGATCCATTCGGGAAGAAGCTATCAATTCGGATGGATTGGGAGGCACAAATCCACTAGTAATAACGCTCAAGTTCATAATTCCTGTTTCTTTGATTATTTGATGAATCTTTACATCTGGATCAATCAGATAATCGCTGGAACCGTTTTCTTTGTCGATGTTAAATTTTGAGTGAATAGTGGGACGTCTCATATCCATATCCACCAATACTACTTTACTGTTCATTTGCGCCAAGGTAATAGCCATATTTGCTACAGAAGTTGATTTACCTTCTTTGGGGCCCGATGAAGTAACAAGCATAGTGGCACTACCGTCAGCCGTGCGGGAGAGGATATTTGTTCTCAGGGTACGATAAGATTCTGCAATAGGAGATTTTGGAGCATAATGAGATACCAATTGCTGCAATACGAAATGCATTGATTGTACAAGTTGGTGGCGGGTTTCGCCGTCGCTTTTCTCGATCATTTCACTAAACTCTGCTAATTTCCCTTCTGG is a window encoding:
- the ispE gene encoding 4-(cytidine 5'-diphospho)-2-C-methyl-D-erythritol kinase encodes the protein MLAASYAKINLFLEVLDRLPENYHKVNTVLCSIDLFDEIKYVLTKRESIIVWSSVAELSGENNLIYKIAKYLQDTYKVCAGVEIYLKKRIPIAAGLGGGSSNAASAIEVLNKLWQLQLSQMEKEHIAASFGSDINFFLHGGTANGENRGERITEMSDIIIDNIVLVNPGILISAGAAYGAVEVPLPSEVKLFDPNHPISTMFNRLEPAVRKLYPVVDRLLDQISLHGAVKSMLSGSGSSCFGIFKDAKKAKLCADYFAKLGYFTHHTKTISQREYKGCFPN
- a CDS encoding polysaccharide biosynthesis tyrosine autokinase translates to IKPRVSMNILVGIILGLGLGVGVAFIVHSMDTKLRTLEDMEGFVRLPIVGTIPVISEPEGKLAEFSEMIEKSDGETRHQLVQSMHFVLQQLVSHYAPKSPIAESYRTLRTNILSRTADGSATMLVTSSGPKEGKSTSVANMAITLAQMNSKVVLVDMDMRRPTIHSKFNIDKENGSSDYLIDPDVKIHQIIKETGIMNLSVITSGFVPPNPSELIASSRMDQMISDLRNEFDYILFDTPPVIAVTDALILTKKVDMTFVVVRCGQTEKGIIKRTKELMENIDARIDGIIVNGIYVQKYYNKQNYYYYYYYYYYYGDEVPKKQKKNVSRFLRKNKSIS